In Hevea brasiliensis isolate MT/VB/25A 57/8 chromosome 13, ASM3005281v1, whole genome shotgun sequence, a single genomic region encodes these proteins:
- the LOC110636740 gene encoding RING-H2 finger protein ATL56 — MPPHDLRHHHRPHGGAPPQHLPPKPNQEVLSMILKVIIMTAITALFFLFLGVAAILLLLATAALHRHSGPSNSADGLSIKDLKKLPQFKFSRRSNPEAEADCVVCLEGIRQGQWCRKLIGCGHVFHRKCVDAWLVKVSACPVCRTRVRLGSGTLLEDRPLWGFGWTNESRVW, encoded by the coding sequence ATGCCTCCCCATGACCTCCGCCATCACCACCGCCCACACGGTGGTGCTCCGCCGCAACATCTACCGCCAAAACCAAATCAAGAAGTCCTTTCCATGATCCTCAAAGTTATTATAATGACTGCCATAACCGCCCTTTTCTTTTTGTTCCTTGGAGTCGCAGCCATCCTTCTCCTTCTTGCCACCGCCGCCCTCCACCGTCACTCTGGGCCTTCCAATTCTGCAGATGGGTTGTCTATCAAAGACCTAAAGAAGCTCCCACAATTCAAATTTTCTCGGAGATCGAATCCTGAAGCCGAAGCCGATTGTGTGGTTTGTTTGGAAGGGATAAGGCAAGGTCAATGGTGCAGGAAACTTATCGGATGTGGGCATGTGTTCCATAGGAAGTGTGTGGATGCGTGGCTGGTTAAGGTCTCTGCGTGCCCCGTTTGTAGGACACGGGTTCGGTTGGGTTCGGGGACTCTGCTTGAGGATAGGCCGCTGTGGGGATTTGGTTGGACTAATGAATCTAGGGTTTGGTAG